One window from the genome of Gopherus evgoodei ecotype Sinaloan lineage chromosome 2, rGopEvg1_v1.p, whole genome shotgun sequence encodes:
- the SLC35B3 gene encoding adenosine 3'-phospho 5'-phosphosulfate transporter 2 isoform X1, producing the protein MRGAVAFPKKEHKKREEEKGEDSFDTECSELGNMDLKFNSSRKYISISIPSKSQAMSPHIKSVDDIIVLGVNLSKFNKPTQFFICVSGVFMFYLIYGYLQELIFSVEGFKPFGWYLTLVQFGFYSIFGLIELQLIQDKRRRIPGKTYMIIAFLTVGTMGLSNTSLGYLNYPTQVIFKCCKLIPVMIGGVFIQGKRYNIADVSAAMCMSLGLIWFTLADSTIAPNFNLTGVVLISLALCADAVIGNVQEKAMKLHNGSNSEMVLYSYSIGFVYILLGLTCTSGLSPAVTFCSKHPVQTYGYAFFFSLTGYFGISFVLALIKIFGALLAVTVTTGRKAMTIVLSFLFFAKPFTFQYVWSGLLVVLGIFLNVYSKNMDKIKLPSLRGLWNKTVEERKTRTLSQTV; encoded by the exons TTTCCAAAGAAAGAacacaaaaagagagaggaagaaaaaggagAAGATTCCTTTGACACCGAATGCAGCGAACTAGGAAACATGGATCTGAAATTCAACTCCTCAAGGAAATATATTTCGATCAGCATACCTTCCAAATCGCAAGCCATGTCACCTCATATCAAATCAGTAGATGACATAATCGTTCTTGGCGTGAATCTCAGCAAATTTAACAAACCCACTCAgttttttatttgtgtttctggagtttttatgttttatctaatctATGGATATTTACAG gaaCTGATATTTTCAGTGGAGGGTTTTAAGCCCTTTGGTTGGTACCTTACTTTAGTGCAATTTGGATTTTATTCCATTTTTGGACTAATAGAACTGCAGCTTATTCAGGATAAAAGGAGACG AATCCCAGGCAAAACCTACATGATAATAGCCTTTCTAACTGTAGGGACTATGGGTTTATCAAATACCTCCCTAGGGTATCTGAATTATCCTACTCAAGTCATCTTTAAGTGCTGTAAACTGATTCCTGTTATGATAGGAGGAGTCTTTATACAAG GGAAACGTTATAACATTGCAGATGTGTCTGCTGCAATGTGTATGAGTCTTGGCCTAATATGGTTTACTTTAGCTGACAGCACAATCGCACCAAATTTCAACTTGACAG gTGTGGTCCTTATTTCCCTTGCTCTCTGTGCAGATGCAGTTATAGGAAATGTGCAGGAAAAAGCTATGAAGTTACACAATGGTTCCAATTCAGAAATG GTTCTGTATTCCTATTCAATAGGTTTTGTGTACATTTTATTGGGATTGACATGCACTAGCGGATTAAGTCCTGCAGTAACATTTTGTTCAAAG caTCCAGTTCAGACTTATGGTTATGCATTCTTTTTTTCCCTGACTGGATATTTTGGAATATCTTTTGTTCTAGCGTTGATTAAAATCTTCGGTGCCCTTCTGGCTGTAACAG TAACAACAGGAAGAAAAGCAATGACCATTGTgctttcttttttgttctttgcaAAGCCATTCACATTCCA GTACGTCTGGTCAGGTTTATTAGTTGTCCTGGGTATATTTCTGAATGTTTACAGTAAGAATATGGATAAAATCAAGCTGCCTTCACTACGAGGTCTTTGGAACAAAACTGTGGAAGAAAGAAAGACAAGGACGTTGTCACAAACTGTGTAG
- the SLC35B3 gene encoding adenosine 3'-phospho 5'-phosphosulfate transporter 2 isoform X2, translating into MDLKFNSSRKYISISIPSKSQAMSPHIKSVDDIIVLGVNLSKFNKPTQFFICVSGVFMFYLIYGYLQELIFSVEGFKPFGWYLTLVQFGFYSIFGLIELQLIQDKRRRIPGKTYMIIAFLTVGTMGLSNTSLGYLNYPTQVIFKCCKLIPVMIGGVFIQGKRYNIADVSAAMCMSLGLIWFTLADSTIAPNFNLTGVVLISLALCADAVIGNVQEKAMKLHNGSNSEMVLYSYSIGFVYILLGLTCTSGLSPAVTFCSKHPVQTYGYAFFFSLTGYFGISFVLALIKIFGALLAVTVTTGRKAMTIVLSFLFFAKPFTFQYVWSGLLVVLGIFLNVYSKNMDKIKLPSLRGLWNKTVEERKTRTLSQTV; encoded by the exons ATGGATCTGAAATTCAACTCCTCAAGGAAATATATTTCGATCAGCATACCTTCCAAATCGCAAGCCATGTCACCTCATATCAAATCAGTAGATGACATAATCGTTCTTGGCGTGAATCTCAGCAAATTTAACAAACCCACTCAgttttttatttgtgtttctggagtttttatgttttatctaatctATGGATATTTACAG gaaCTGATATTTTCAGTGGAGGGTTTTAAGCCCTTTGGTTGGTACCTTACTTTAGTGCAATTTGGATTTTATTCCATTTTTGGACTAATAGAACTGCAGCTTATTCAGGATAAAAGGAGACG AATCCCAGGCAAAACCTACATGATAATAGCCTTTCTAACTGTAGGGACTATGGGTTTATCAAATACCTCCCTAGGGTATCTGAATTATCCTACTCAAGTCATCTTTAAGTGCTGTAAACTGATTCCTGTTATGATAGGAGGAGTCTTTATACAAG GGAAACGTTATAACATTGCAGATGTGTCTGCTGCAATGTGTATGAGTCTTGGCCTAATATGGTTTACTTTAGCTGACAGCACAATCGCACCAAATTTCAACTTGACAG gTGTGGTCCTTATTTCCCTTGCTCTCTGTGCAGATGCAGTTATAGGAAATGTGCAGGAAAAAGCTATGAAGTTACACAATGGTTCCAATTCAGAAATG GTTCTGTATTCCTATTCAATAGGTTTTGTGTACATTTTATTGGGATTGACATGCACTAGCGGATTAAGTCCTGCAGTAACATTTTGTTCAAAG caTCCAGTTCAGACTTATGGTTATGCATTCTTTTTTTCCCTGACTGGATATTTTGGAATATCTTTTGTTCTAGCGTTGATTAAAATCTTCGGTGCCCTTCTGGCTGTAACAG TAACAACAGGAAGAAAAGCAATGACCATTGTgctttcttttttgttctttgcaAAGCCATTCACATTCCA GTACGTCTGGTCAGGTTTATTAGTTGTCCTGGGTATATTTCTGAATGTTTACAGTAAGAATATGGATAAAATCAAGCTGCCTTCACTACGAGGTCTTTGGAACAAAACTGTGGAAGAAAGAAAGACAAGGACGTTGTCACAAACTGTGTAG